The genome window GTCGTACGGCTCACGGAGAGGGACAGCGCCAGTTCGCGCTCGGCGGGCAGCCGGGCGGCCACCGGTACGCGGCCCTCCAGCACCAGCAGCCGGATGCCGTCGGCGAGCGCACGGTAGGCGGGCGGGCGGCGGGTGCCGGGGCCGGCGGGGCGCTCCTGCTGCGAGGTGAGCAGCCGCGCGAGCTGAGCCGCGCCGACCGCCGAAGTCCACTGGGTCATGATTTCAGTCCACCTTCCCCGGATTGGCCATGGATGGCTTCACTTTCCAAGCCACAGAGTGTCATGGGACAGGCCACCGATACCACCAGGGGGACATCTTGACCACACAGGACATACCGCAGGTAGTGCCGCCGCGTCGCCTCGGCCGACGGCTGACCCAGCTCTACACCGGGCTCGCGCTGTACGGCGCCAGCTCCGCTCTCCTCGTGCGGGCGGGCCTCGGCCTGGAGCCGTGGAACGTGCTGCACCAGGGCCTGGCGGAGCTGACCGGTCTGACGATCGGTGTGGTGTCGATCGTCGTGGGCGCGATGGTGCTGCTCCTGTGGATCCCGCTGCGCCAGCGCCCCGGCCTCGGCACGGTCTCCAACGTGTTCGTGGTCGGCATCGCGATGGACGCCACCCTGGCCCTGGTGCCCGAGGCGCACACCATGGCCGTGCGGATCCCCCTGCTCGTCGCCGGGATCGTGCTCAACGGTGTGGCGACCGGCCTCTACATCGCGGCCCGGTTCGGGCCGGGCCCGCGCGACGGCCTGATGACGGGGCTGCACCGCCGTACCGGACGCTCGGTCCGGCTGATGCGGACGGTGGTCGAGGTGGCGGTGCTGGCGACCGGCTTCGCCCTCGGCGGCACGGTGGGCGTGGGCACTCTCCTGTACGCGCTCTCCATCGGCCCGCTGGCCCAGTTCTTCCTGCGCCTGTTCGCCGTCCCCTCGGAATCCGGCAGCACGGTCGTTGCCACCGGTCCATCGAAGCGGGCCATACTGCCCGGGTGACCGCCCCCATACGCCACCCCTACCTCGACCATCCGGGCCCGATCGCCTTCGCCCACCGGGGCGGGGCGGCGGACGGCCCGGAGAACACCATGGCCCAGTTCCGGCGGGCGGTGGAGTCGGGCTACCGCTACATCGAGACCGATGTGCACGCCACGCTCGACGGCAAGCTCGTCGCCTTCCACGACTCGACGCTGGACCGGATGACCGACGGGGCGGGTCGGATAGCCGACCTGCCGTGGAAGGACATCCGCCACGCGCGCGTGGCGGGCGTCGAACCGGTCCCTCTCTTCGAGGAACTCCTCGAAGCCTTCCCCGACGTCCGCTGGAACGTCGACATCAAGGCGGAGCCCGCGCTCCACCCCCTCCTCAACCTCGTCGCCCGCACCGAGTCCTGGGACCGGGTCTGCGTCGGCTCCTTCTCCGAGTCCCGGGTCGCCCGCGCCCAGCGCCTCGCCGGCCCGCGTCTGGCCACCTCGTACGGCACGAGCGGCATCCTGGGGCTGCGGCTGCGCTCCTGGGGCATCCCCGCGTCGGTGCGCCGCTCGGCGGTCGCGGCGCAGGTGCCGGAGTCCCGGTCGGGGGTCCCCGTGGTGGACCACCGGTTCGTGCGCGCCGCCCACGCGCGCGGGCTGCAGGTCCACGTCTGGACCGTGAACGAACCGCAACGTATGCACCGGCTCCTGGACCTGGGCGTCGATGGCATCATGACCGATCACATCGACACGCTGCGCAAGGTGCTTGAGGACCGGGGGACCTGGGTCTGACGCGCTCGCGCGGCCCGTTTCACGGGGAAGCGAGGGGCACGGGTGGGCACCGACACCGTGCGGACGGACGCGGCCGACGAGGCCGCGGGCAGACGGCGCGAACAGCGTGGCTGGTACTTCTACGACTGGGCCTGCTCCGTCTACTCGACCAGCGTCCTGACCGTGTTCCTCGGCCCCTATCTGACCGAGGTCGCCAAGTCCGCCGCCGATCCGGACGGTTACGTCCACCCTCTGGGCATACCGGTGCGGGCCGGCTCCTTCTTCGCGTACTCGGTGTCCCTGTCGGTGATCCTGGCCGTCGTGATCATGCCCCTGGTCGGCGCGGCTGCCGACCGCACGGGCCGCAAGAAGCCGCTCCTGGGCACGGCCGCCTATGTCGGGGCCGGCGCGACCGCCGGAATGTTCTTCCTGGACGGCGACCGCTACCTCCTCGGCGGCATGCTGCTGATCGTCGCGAACGCGGCGCAGTCCGTGGCGATGATGCTCTACAACTCCTACCTCCCCCAGATCGCGCCCCCCGAGGAACGCGACGCCGTGTCCTCCCGGGGCTGGGCCTTCGGCTACGCGGCGGGCGCCCTGGTCCTGGTCGCGAACCTGATCCTGTTCACGGCCCACGACTCCTTCGGCGTCTCCGAGGGCATGGCCGTCCGTATCTGCCTGGCCTCGGCGGGCCTGTGGTGGGGCGCGTTCACCCTGATCCCGCTGAGCCGCCTGCGCGACCGAGGCGCGCCGAAGGGCAAGGCCGCGGGGTCCGAGGAAGGGGCGACGGCCCCCGGTCTGCGCCAGCTCGTCGCGACCATCCGCGACATGCGCCGCCACCCGCTGACCCTCGCCTTCCTCCTCGCCTACCTCGTCTACAACGACGGCATCCAGACGGTGATCTCCCAGGCCTCGGTGTACGGCTCCGAGGAACTCGACCTGGAGCAGTCCACGCTGATCGTGGCGGTCCTGCTGGTGCAGATCCTGGCGGTGGGCGGCGCCCTCGGCATGGGCCGGCTCGCCCGGCGCTACGGCGCCAAGCGCACGATCCTCGGCTCCCTGGTCGCCTGGACCCTGATCCTCGCCGCCGGTTACTTCCTCCCGGCGGGCGCACCGGTCTTCTTCTTCGTCCTCGCCTCGGGCATCGGCCTGGTGCTCGGCGGCAGCCAGGCCCTCTCCCGCTCGCTGTTCTCGCATCTCGTACCGGCCGGCAAGGAGGCCGAGTACTTCTCCGCATACGAGATGAGCGACCGCGGGATGAGCTGGCTGGGCCCGCTGCTGTTCGGTGTGACCTACCAGCTGACCGGAAGCTATCGGGACGCGATCATCTCCCTGGTGGCCTTCTTCGTCCTGGGATTCGCCCTGCTCGCGAGGGTTCCGGTGCGCCGGGCGATCAGCGACGCGGGCAATCCCGTTCCGGACAGGATTTAGCGCCGGGAGCGAAAGGGCTGTAGTGTACGCGTTTGGCCTGCCAGGCGTACCGTTACTGCGCGTCAAAGATGCCGAAACGCTGGGTGACATCTGCTGTCAGATGTGGCAAACCGGGCGCCGGTGGGTACAACAAGGGCGGCTACGACGGCGACGCATGACCCGGAACGGGACACGGAACGGGAATCTTTACCGCCGACCGGACGTTGACCGGATGACGACGACAGCGACACCTGTCCTGTGGGCGACAAGCCCGGGAGGCACGATTCATGAGTGAGCGAGCTCTTCGCGGCACGCGCCTCGTGGTGACCAGCTACGAGACGGACCGCGGCATCGACTTGGCTCCGCGCCAGGCCGTGGAGTACGCATGCGAGAAGGGGCACCGCTTCGAGATGCCCTTCTCGGTCGAGGCGGAGATTCCGCCGGAGTGGGAGTGCAAGGTCTGCGGGGCCCAGGCACTCCTCGTGGACGGCGACGGCCCTGAGGAAAAGAAGGCCAAGCCCGCGCGTACGCATTGGGACATGCTGATGGAGCGGCGCACCCGTGAGGAACTCGAAGAGGTCCTCGAAGAGCGCCTGGCGGTTCTCCGCTCCGGCGCGATGAATATCGCGGTACATCCGCGAGACAGCCGCAAGTCCGCGTGACCCGCCCCTTTGGGGGTTAGGCGGACCACACAGCGCAACCGATGACCGAGGGCGCCGTACGAACCTGTACGGCGCCCTCGGTCTTCGGCGTGGCCTTCAAGGGGCGCGGGGAACCGCGCGAGAAGCCCCACCGGACCCGCGCTGTGGGGGTCCGGTGGGGCGCAGCCACTGGAGGATGGGACGGGTAGGGGCGGCGGGGGGCGAGAAAACGCCTCAGCGGTTCAGCGGCGGACGGGGCGGCACATCCCCTGAGCCCGCGGAGCCCTCGTCGTCCCGGATGACCTCCCCCGGCACGACCTTGCCGTCGGGCCGATGCATCCGCGCCTGCTGAAAGGCATCCCCCAGCCCCCCAGCCCCGGCCTCGCGAATCTTCCGCTCGAAGGTCCGCTCGGCATACCGCCCCAACGCCTTCTGCACCGGCGGAATCAACAGCACCAGCCCCACCGCGTCGGACACCAGCCCCGGCAGCATCAGCAACAGACCCCCCAGCATCAGGAACCCGTTGCCCTCGCTCTTGCCGGCCTCGGCCTTGGGCGCGCCCACACCCCCCTGCTGCTGTTG of Streptomyces phaeolivaceus contains these proteins:
- the fxsA gene encoding FxsA family membrane protein codes for the protein MTTGAPSSTYPARPRRSRLRTFLPLGVAAWLVLEIWLLTVVADAAGGFTVFLLLVAGFLVGSAVVKRAGRRAFRALSETLQQQQGGVGAPKAEAGKSEGNGFLMLGGLLLMLPGLVSDAVGLVLLIPPVQKALGRYAERTFERKIREAGAGGLGDAFQQARMHRPDGKVVPGEVIRDDEGSAGSGDVPPRPPLNR
- a CDS encoding RNA polymerase-binding protein RbpA, with product MSERALRGTRLVVTSYETDRGIDLAPRQAVEYACEKGHRFEMPFSVEAEIPPEWECKVCGAQALLVDGDGPEEKKAKPARTHWDMLMERRTREELEEVLEERLAVLRSGAMNIAVHPRDSRKSA
- a CDS encoding glycerophosphodiester phosphodiesterase; the encoded protein is MTAPIRHPYLDHPGPIAFAHRGGAADGPENTMAQFRRAVESGYRYIETDVHATLDGKLVAFHDSTLDRMTDGAGRIADLPWKDIRHARVAGVEPVPLFEELLEAFPDVRWNVDIKAEPALHPLLNLVARTESWDRVCVGSFSESRVARAQRLAGPRLATSYGTSGILGLRLRSWGIPASVRRSAVAAQVPESRSGVPVVDHRFVRAAHARGLQVHVWTVNEPQRMHRLLDLGVDGIMTDHIDTLRKVLEDRGTWV
- a CDS encoding MFS transporter, producing MGTDTVRTDAADEAAGRRREQRGWYFYDWACSVYSTSVLTVFLGPYLTEVAKSAADPDGYVHPLGIPVRAGSFFAYSVSLSVILAVVIMPLVGAAADRTGRKKPLLGTAAYVGAGATAGMFFLDGDRYLLGGMLLIVANAAQSVAMMLYNSYLPQIAPPEERDAVSSRGWAFGYAAGALVLVANLILFTAHDSFGVSEGMAVRICLASAGLWWGAFTLIPLSRLRDRGAPKGKAAGSEEGATAPGLRQLVATIRDMRRHPLTLAFLLAYLVYNDGIQTVISQASVYGSEELDLEQSTLIVAVLLVQILAVGGALGMGRLARRYGAKRTILGSLVAWTLILAAGYFLPAGAPVFFFVLASGIGLVLGGSQALSRSLFSHLVPAGKEAEYFSAYEMSDRGMSWLGPLLFGVTYQLTGSYRDAIISLVAFFVLGFALLARVPVRRAISDAGNPVPDRI
- the yczE gene encoding membrane protein YczE codes for the protein MTTQDIPQVVPPRRLGRRLTQLYTGLALYGASSALLVRAGLGLEPWNVLHQGLAELTGLTIGVVSIVVGAMVLLLWIPLRQRPGLGTVSNVFVVGIAMDATLALVPEAHTMAVRIPLLVAGIVLNGVATGLYIAARFGPGPRDGLMTGLHRRTGRSVRLMRTVVEVAVLATGFALGGTVGVGTLLYALSIGPLAQFFLRLFAVPSESGSTVVATGPSKRAILPG